In Polyangia bacterium, the sequence GCCGGATCGTCCAGCTTGTCTTCGAACAAGGTGCCGGCGTCGTACAGAAGGCGGGTTTGATCGCTCCGGTTCTGCGTGCGCTCGGCGGCCTCCATCATCAGCTGCGCGGCCCGCAGGTGCTGGCCTTGCTGACGATACAGCGCCGCCAGCGACGACAGCGCCGGGCCGTATCCCGGATCGACGACCAGCGCCTTGCTCAGGCGCTCTTCGGCGGAGATCTTCTCGTCCAGGCGTTCGGCGTAAACGGTACCGGCGCGGAACAAGGCCTCGCAGCGCTTGGCCGCGTCCTTGGTCAGAGCCGCCAGCTTGTCCAGCGCTTGCGCCATGAGGCGCCAGTGTTTGTATTGCTCGTGCAGACGAACCAGCGCCTCCCAGGTCGCCTCGCGTTCGTCACCGGCCTCGGCGGCCGCGCGGTACGCCTCCAGCGCGCGCTGCGGATCACCCAGCTCGTCCTCGAAGATCTTGGCCAGCGCCGCCTGGTGCTCTTGGTGCTCGGCGGGCGCCGGCACCGCCGCCAGCCGCTGGCGCAGCGTCTCCACCAGCGCGCTCCAGCGGCGCGCCTTGCGATGCAGGCGGCCGAGCGCGCGGAACGCCGCCTCGTCGCTGCCGTCGACGGCCAAGATCTGTTCCAGCGCCTGGGCGGCGCGGTCGGCGGTCTCGCTGTGCGCCTCGAGGCGGCTGGCCAGGCGGCGCAGCAGGGTGATGTGCTCGGCCGGCGTCTCGGCCAGGGTGGTCAGTTTTTCCAGCGTGCGCTGGGCGTCGTCGTCGCGCCCGGCCTTCTCGTACAATTTTTCCAGCTGGCGCAGCGTCGGGCGGTGGTCGGGATCATTGGCCAGCACACCTTCCATGGTGGCGATCGACGCGTCGACATCGCCGATGCGTTCGACCAGCAGCTCGGCGCGCTGCTGGCGCAGCCGGGCCGCGATGGCCGGATCGCTGGCGGTGCGCGCTTTTTCTTCCAGCAACCGCGCCACGTCGCTCCAGCGCTGCCGGGCCCGGTATTGCGCTTCCAGATTCGCCAGCGTCTCGGGATCGGCGGGGGCGATCTTGTGCGCGCACTCGATGGCGTCCAGCGCGCCGTCGCTGTCGCCCAGCTTCGATGACAAAAGTTCGCTTAGCTCCCGCAACAGCGCCACCTTTTCGGGCGGCGTCGGCGCCACTTCGGCCAGCGCGGCCAGGACCGGCGAAAGCTCGCTCCAGCGGGCGCGCGCCGACAACAACCCGCGCAGGGCGACCAGCGCCGCCGGGTGCGCGGGTTCGATGGCCAGCACCTGCTGATACGAACCGATGGCGTTGTCCGCCTGCAGAAGCTCGTCGGCGTAGATGCGGCCGATCTCTGCCCAGTGGCGCGCCGCCGACGGCGCCGGTCCCAGGCCCACCGCGATCTCGGTGTAGTCGACGACGAAATCAGCCCACGCCTTGGCGGCCCCGGCCACCCGCACCACCTCGGCCTTTACCGCCGCGTCGTCGAGATCAAGGCGCCACGCCGGCAAAAGCGCGGCGAAGGCGCGCGCCGGATCGCCAAGCTCGGTCTCGCAGATGCGGGCGGCAGCGAGCCGGTCCGCGATCGCTTCGGCGCGCTCGCCGTGGCGTTCGGCTCGTCCCAGCAGCAACAGCACCAGGCGCTCCCACTGTTTTTCAGCGCGCAGCTTCGCTTCCGTGCGGGCCAGGGCGGCGCGTGGCTGATGGTCGCTGGGATCCCGCGCCCAAGCGGCCAGCCACGCCTCCACGTCGTCATCGGCGGGCCGCGACTCACCGGCCACCGCCGTCCAGGCGTCACCGAGGGCGCGCAACAGCTCGGCCCACTCGCCCGCGAAAGGAACCGCCGTCGGGCCCAGATCGGCTGTCACCACCTCGGCGGCGAACCCGGTTTCGCCGGGATAAAAGAAGAAGTGTTCGGCGTCGGTCGGCTGCCCGCCCAGCAGCCGTTCGCTGATCATCACCAGATCCGGATCGCCCGGCTGAAAGCCGACGAACACGAACGACCAGCGACGATAAAGCGCGCGCAGACTCTCGACCACCCCGGTGCGTCCCAGCTTGCGGCGCAGATCGCCGGGCGACAGAGACAGGATCTCCGGCGCCGCCGTGCTGCCGAAAAGATGCAGCAGGAAACGCCCGCGGTGACGATCCAGCGCGGTGGCGTCGCGCGGAAGAAAAACCGTGATCGGATCGGACGCCACCGCCGCCAGCGCCACGTCCCACGGCGTGTCCCAGGCGGTGGTGATGACGCCGCGCCAGGGAACGGCGGCCAGCGCGGTCAGGGCTTCAGGGATCTTGCCGCCCGGGGGATAGGCGTCCTTCAAGACCTCGGCCACCACCTCGTCGCCCAGGCGGGCGGCCAGCGCGGCGATGGCCGCCGTGCGCTGGCCACCGTCGACCAGAGCGCGGATGTCACTTTTGACGGTCTCGTCTTCCAGCCAGTCGATCAGCGTCTTGGTCAGCCCGTCCCAGCCCGGCGGCTTGCCTTGCCGCCCGAGGCCAAGGCCGGCGATCAGCACGGCCTTGCGGGTCTTGATGGCGTCGATCAGCGCGCTCGGGATTTCGATCATGGTGGGCGAAGCTCCCAGGCCCAACGGTGGTTTCATAGCGGAAACGTGCCGTGTAGACAATGCCCGCGCGACAACCGCCCGGCGTCGCGACAGCGACGGGCAGACTGGCGCGCGGGAGGCGTGGTCGGGGTTGCGGACCCTCGGGGGCCTTGCTACGGTGACGGCCCATGATCTTTCGTCGCAGCGGCGGCTGGGCGGCCGCGCTGTTTTTGTGCGCGGCTTTGGTCGCCGGCTGTTCATCCAAGACGTTCACCGACCGCAATTTCGGCAACGACGCGGGCGCCGGCTTCGTCCCCGAAGTCAGCGACACCGTCGACGGAGGCGACAGCGCCACGGGCGGTTCCAGCGGCGTCGGTGGCACCGGCGGCGATACGGCGACCGGCGGCGCCGGCGGCGCTGCCGCGCCGGACGCCGGCGACGATGTGGCCGACGCGGCAACGGACGCCCTGGACAACGGATAAGATATGTTCGACAAACGCGAGAACGGTTTCGGGATCTCATAGGCGTTCGGAGGCACGGGATGCAGGTGGTTTGTGGCAATTGCCAGCTGAGCTTCGAGGCCCCCGCGGGGGCGACGGGTCTGGTGTGCCCGATTTGTCGTGGACCCTTGCGCCCGGCCCAAGCATCCGCTGACGCTGCCTTTGCCAACGCGGTTCTGGAGTGGGACGCCGGAACGCTGAACGATCTGATCGGCATTCTCAGCGCCCCGGCGCTGGCTGCGCGGGTCGAGGTCTTCGCCCCCGGCAGCGAGATCCCCGCCGGCGAGGTTCACCTGCTGGCGGGCGGCGTCTCCGATGCGCTGGCTCCCGGAGTTTCCCCGAACGACGCGCTTGATCACCTGCGCGCGATCGCGCCAGCGCGTTTTCGCGTCGAGCAGCGGCTGCCCAACCCTGCCGACGGCGATCTGACGTACCCCGGTCCTGACGCCGGGACGCTGGACAGCCGCCCGCTGGCGCACCTCATGCGCTATTGCGAGCAATTCGTCATCACCTGTTCGATCGACGTGTGGCGCGGGAACGAGAACGCCCGCGTCGACTACCGGCGCGGCGAGATCAGCGGCGTCACCGTCGGTGGCATCGACGCCCCCGAGCGTCTGGCCGAGGTGATGCGCTGGTCGTCGGGCAATTACCGTCTGGTGGTGCCAAAGCTGACGCTGCCGGATTTGGCATTGACGAGCACGAAGGCGCCCGCCGCCGCCAAGGCGGCCAAGGTCGAGCCGGCCGCTCCTTCGCCGCCGCCGGCGGCCGCTGCGACGACCCGCCCGCCGGCTTCGTCCGCCACCAACCGGACGATCTTCGGCATGCCCGCCGCCGATCTGGCGGCCATCCGCGCCGCCACCGAAGCCCAAGATCGCGCCAAGGCCGAACGCGCGTCAGCGGCGGCGGTGCCGGCCGCGGCCAGCGTGCCCGCACAGGCAGCGGCACCGGCGACGATGGCGGCGGCGTCGGTCGATCGCGCCAGCGGCACCAAGACCATCTTCGGTGTGCCCGCGGCAGTGCCGGGGCGCGCTGCGGCCGCCTCGGCGCCCAAGTCGAAGAAGCAGCAAAAAGCAGAAGCCGCCGCCGCCGCTGCGGCTGCTCGACAGGAACGCAAGACCGGCGCGCGCAAGACCTTGGTGCCGCGGCCGGAGATCATCCCGCCGAACGCCCTGGATATGGCGGTGGCCGCCGCCGATCCGGCGCTGCTGGGCGGCGCCAGCGAGGTCCGTGCAACCCAGGCTGGGTTCAGCCAGACCGAGGTGGCATCCAGTGCCGCTCCGACCTTGCCGGCGCCCGCGCTCGAAGTACACGCCCCCGCCGCGCTGGCGCCGACGGCCGCGCCCCGGCACGTGCAGCACGCCGACGATGAGACCTCGCGCGTGCCGACGCGCGCCCCCGGGCCGAAAGAACGCCCCATCCTGGCCTACGTCAGCGTGGGCTTCATCTTCGGCCTGCTGCTGCTCGGCATCTATCATCTGGTGGGCCTGCTCGCCCACTGATTGATCCACGGGCGATAGGTCGGAGACAGTCGGACATGTTCTTCTCTGACGTGGCGGATGCCTACCGCCGCACGCGCAAGCCGAAGGACATCTTGTGGAACCGCTTCGTGGCGCGGCCGCTGGCGGCCGTGTTCCTGGTGCCGCTGGCCCGCACGCGCATCACGCCCAATCAGATCACCTTCCTGACGCTGGTGATCTTCGCCGGGGGGGCTGTGTTACTGGCCCTGGTGCCGGGCTGGCGCGCGCTGATTCTGGGCGCGGCAATCTTGGAGCTGTCGTATGTCTTCGACTGCGTCGACGGCCAGCTGGCCCGCCTGAAACGAATGTCATCGCCGGTCGGCGCGCACCTGGATTTTCTGATGGACGAGCTCAAGGCGTTCGTCCTGGTGGCCGCCATTGGTGCGCGCCTGTGGCTGGGCTCGGGCGACGCACGGTTCTTGCTGGAGGCGCTGCTGGGATTGGTGGCCGTCGCTTCGGCGATCAGCCTGACCACGTTTGTGCGCCGCCCGGAGTACGCCGCCGCCACCGGCGCGTCGGCCGGACACGGGGCGGGCGACTACGGCGAAGGTTTCGCCGCCGACGACCCGGCGGTCGCCCCGAAAAGCTGGTCGCCGTTGCGCGCGCTCGAATCGCTGGGGAAGTTCTTGGCTCACTATCCGAGCTACATTCTCTTGGTGGCGGCGGCCAATCGGATCGATCTGTTCTTGCACGTCTACGTGGCCATCAACGCCGCCTACGCGGCGCGCGCGCTTCTGGGTGTGACCATCAAGCTGGGGCGTTCGGCGTGAAGGCGATCATCGTCGCCGCCGGCCGCGGCCGACGCCTGGGCCCCGAGACCGCGGAGATCCCCAAGTGCATGGTGGCGGTCGGCGGGCGGGCGATCCTGCATCGGCAACTGGACGCCCTGACTGCCGCCGGCGTCGACGACGTGGTGATCGTGCGCGGCTACCTGGGCGACAAGATCCACCCGCCGGCGAATTTTGGCCGGGCGCTGCGCTTTGTGGAAAATCCCGAATGGGCCAGCAACAACATCCTCGCTTCGCTGATGTACGCCGAGAGCGAGATGGCGGGCGGCTTTCTGTTCTCGTATTCGGACATCGTTTTTGCGCCCGATCATGCTCGCCGGTTGGTGGCGGCTGGCGACGACGTCGGCCTGGTCGTCGATCGCCGCTGGGACGAAGCCTACGTCGGCCGCATCCAGCATCCGGTGTCCGAGGCCGAGCTGGCCAAGGTCGAGGGTGAGGGTCCCGGCGCGCGCGTCAGCCGGGTGGGCAAGCGCGTGGTGGCGGCCGACGACGCCGCCGGCGAATTCATCGGCCTGGCGCGTTTCTCCGACCCCGGCGCGCGCGCCTTGCGCGATGCCTGGCACGCGGCGCTGGCGCTGGGGTTGGATCGCCCGTTCGGCACTGCGGCTTCCCTGCGCAACGCGTACCTGTCCGACGCGCTGAACGCCATGGCCGACGAGGCCGTTCGGTTGTCGCCGCTGCTGATCGACGGCGGCTGGCGCGAGATCGACACCGAAGAAGATCTGGCGCGCGCCAGCTCGGTGGTCGATAGCTGGGGCTGAACGTGGTGGCCGCCGCCGATCCCAGCCACTGGCTTTACCGCCTGACGTCGGCCGAGTGGCTGGCGGCCGCGGACACCGAGCTTGAACACTGCGCGCAGGCGCTGGCGCGGCGAGCGGTGCGTCCGGGCGTCACCTACGCGCGTCGGGCCGCCGGCATGGCATTGAACGCCGTGCTACGCGGGCAGGACGATCCCGATGCGCGCTACGGCCGCAGTTACATGGAGCACGTGGCGGCCCTTGGCGACGACGAACAGGCGCCGGCCGAGGTGCGCATCGCCGCGCAATCGCTGCGCACGATGGCCCCGGCGCCGCCGGCGTTGATCACCCTTGGCAAACCCGATCTGCGCGCGCTGGAGGCGGCGCGCGTCGTGGTCGGGCACGCGCGGGCTCAGGTCAGCGAGAACGGATAGGAAACCACCTGGCTGCCGTTCGAGGGCGGAAAGCGCAGGGCGCCCACCACGCTCTTGATGCAGCCGGTGAGACCGCCCCGCTGCAAGATGGCAGGCGCTTCGACGCGCACGCCGCGCACGTTGCCGCTGCGCTGGATGCGAAACTTGACCGTCACGCGCCCGGGAACGTACGTCTCCTCGTCGGGGCGGGCGTGGGAGATACAGCCCAAAATGGCCTCTTCCTTGGCGCGAAAGCGACTGTCGATGTCGTCCTGATCCAGCTCGCGTGAACCGCTGTCGTCGGACAGGTCCAGATGGAGGACGTCGGGGCGGGACAGATCGTCGCCCTGGGTGACCAGCTTCAAGTCGGCTGCGCTGAGCTTCACCGGTTCGGGCTCGGGCTCAGCGGCGGCCACCGGTGCGGGCGCGCCGCGCCGTTCGTGGGCCGGCGCGCCGTCATCGCCGCCACGGCCGAGGCGGGTGGCGCCGCGCCGGCGGCGTTTCTTTCGATCCTTGCCGTTGTCGTGCGCCGCCGCGCCGCCGTCAGGCGTGGGCGATGCGACGCGAAGCGCGGATTCTCGTTGCTTCCAGAACAGGTAGCCGCCGACGATCAATCCGGCCACCAATAGCCCCAGCAAAAATCCCTTCATTGTGCGTTCATCCGCGGCGCGGGCGCCGGGTGACAGCGTACAAGATCCGCGCGCGCCCCTGTGTCATTCTTCGAGCGTGGCGGCATCAAGCAGAACGGCCCGCGCGCGCCTGGTCGTCGCGCTGGCCAGCGCCGTCGCCGTTGCCGCGTTGGCGGCGGTCGCGATTGGGGCGGTTGGGGCAATTGGCGAACGATCGGCGGTGGCGAAGGAGCACACCGCGTCCTGCGCCGAGCTGCCGGCGATGATCACCCGCGTGCGGGCCAGCATCGAAGTGGCCGGCGATCAACGCCAGCGCGGCAGCGCGCTTGCCGCCTACCAAGTGCTGCGCACGACGGCCG encodes:
- a CDS encoding tetratricopeptide repeat protein → MIEIPSALIDAIKTRKAVLIAGLGLGRQGKPPGWDGLTKTLIDWLEDETVKSDIRALVDGGQRTAAIAALAARLGDEVVAEVLKDAYPPGGKIPEALTALAAVPWRGVITTAWDTPWDVALAAVASDPITVFLPRDATALDRHRGRFLLHLFGSTAAPEILSLSPGDLRRKLGRTGVVESLRALYRRWSFVFVGFQPGDPDLVMISERLLGGQPTDAEHFFFYPGETGFAAEVVTADLGPTAVPFAGEWAELLRALGDAWTAVAGESRPADDDVEAWLAAWARDPSDHQPRAALARTEAKLRAEKQWERLVLLLLGRAERHGERAEAIADRLAAARICETELGDPARAFAALLPAWRLDLDDAAVKAEVVRVAGAAKAWADFVVDYTEIAVGLGPAPSAARHWAEIGRIYADELLQADNAIGSYQQVLAIEPAHPAALVALRGLLSARARWSELSPVLAALAEVAPTPPEKVALLRELSELLSSKLGDSDGALDAIECAHKIAPADPETLANLEAQYRARQRWSDVARLLEEKARTASDPAIAARLRQQRAELLVERIGDVDASIATMEGVLANDPDHRPTLRQLEKLYEKAGRDDDAQRTLEKLTTLAETPAEHITLLRRLASRLEAHSETADRAAQALEQILAVDGSDEAAFRALGRLHRKARRWSALVETLRQRLAAVPAPAEHQEHQAALAKIFEDELGDPQRALEAYRAAAEAGDEREATWEALVRLHEQYKHWRLMAQALDKLAALTKDAAKRCEALFRAGTVYAERLDEKISAEERLSKALVVDPGYGPALSSLAALYRQQGQHLRAAQLMMEAAERTQNRSDQTRLLYDAGTLFEDKLDDPARATALFMQVLAIDPEHVLAAERLVELHTRAENWAELEPVLDMLARKVDPRNAALAADVQSRLGFAAHKLGKEEKARRCYEAAYRLAPDTLAVLGGFAEFAFDQKEWKRAGELLRQLVERHAKELPRDQLVDIYARLGTCEANDGDRRQALTWHQKALAVDPHHRPSINAMAEIHLAAQDWVALLLDKRTLLATADGEEKIRLSEEIGDLYAEKLHNPGKAIAAYQSVLALAPQRRHALHKILELYTAAKQWPRAAETLLRLAEQEDQPAVRAKYLYAGAVIQRDEMNDRAQALGLLNRALDEAPDLVKAFDAIERVTSEIGDWKELARSYRRMIKRLPPDGHDAFRLRLWDGLGEVALQRLGDRDLGTTALEVASTLDPDNLKRHELLAELYVQAGPAQVDKAIAHQQRLVAMNPDRLSTYRALARLYADTGQRDKQWCVSATLAFLRKAEPEVQQFYEQHRPVDLRATRRRFTDELWPRIVHPDEDPFVAAIFILLGHFVAATTAQQHQAVGIKRKDRADVGRDERPPARVLRYVAQALDLPPPDLFFTDAEGHALSMLNLQEKGALTPAFLIGLGFAQRSSEPDLVFELGKRMAFLRPERFLRSALPSPAALDVTLRAAMMLAGTTIGNGTHNGEVDRLTDHLRRLVPRPVTEQLASVGRKLLAAHSDVIDMEGWMAAADLTAARVGFVLANDLGAAAHMIATEPSGGSQLSVKQRLRDLLAYSVSEDYFAVRKFLGLELL
- a CDS encoding CDP-alcohol phosphatidyltransferase family protein, which produces MFFSDVADAYRRTRKPKDILWNRFVARPLAAVFLVPLARTRITPNQITFLTLVIFAGGAVLLALVPGWRALILGAAILELSYVFDCVDGQLARLKRMSSPVGAHLDFLMDELKAFVLVAAIGARLWLGSGDARFLLEALLGLVAVASAISLTTFVRRPEYAAATGASAGHGAGDYGEGFAADDPAVAPKSWSPLRALESLGKFLAHYPSYILLVAAANRIDLFLHVYVAINAAYAARALLGVTIKLGRSA
- a CDS encoding phosphocholine cytidylyltransferase family protein codes for the protein MKAIIVAAGRGRRLGPETAEIPKCMVAVGGRAILHRQLDALTAAGVDDVVIVRGYLGDKIHPPANFGRALRFVENPEWASNNILASLMYAESEMAGGFLFSYSDIVFAPDHARRLVAAGDDVGLVVDRRWDEAYVGRIQHPVSEAELAKVEGEGPGARVSRVGKRVVAADDAAGEFIGLARFSDPGARALRDAWHAALALGLDRPFGTAASLRNAYLSDALNAMADEAVRLSPLLIDGGWREIDTEEDLARASSVVDSWG
- a CDS encoding AgmX/PglI C-terminal domain-containing protein, translated to MKGFLLGLLVAGLIVGGYLFWKQRESALRVASPTPDGGAAAHDNGKDRKKRRRRGATRLGRGGDDGAPAHERRGAPAPVAAAEPEPEPVKLSAADLKLVTQGDDLSRPDVLHLDLSDDSGSRELDQDDIDSRFRAKEEAILGCISHARPDEETYVPGRVTVKFRIQRSGNVRGVRVEAPAILQRGGLTGCIKSVVGALRFPPSNGSQVVSYPFSLT